One window from the genome of Streptomyces sp. WZ-12 encodes:
- a CDS encoding carbohydrate ABC transporter permease, whose translation MHDALTRAGRALRVVLLVALALLFLVPFYLLVRNGLASESDITAPDWTFLPRTVHWSNLTEVFADPDLPLARALVNSAVIAVSTTVGTVVLASMAGYGLARIPYRYASVVFYAVLGTLMVPAAVTFVPSFVLVSTLGWISTLRGLVIPTLFSAFACFVFRQYFLGFPKELEDAARVDGLGYWRTYWRIVVPNARPVFAAVGTIVFIGAWNSFLWPLVIGQDQSAWTVQVALSTFTTAQNLNLHELFVAAGVSIVPLVVVFLLLQRYIVAGVERSGIDD comes from the coding sequence GTGCACGATGCCCTGACCCGGGCCGGACGGGCGCTGCGCGTGGTGCTGTTGGTGGCGCTGGCGCTGCTGTTCCTCGTCCCGTTCTATCTGCTGGTCCGCAACGGCCTGGCGAGCGAGTCCGACATCACCGCGCCTGACTGGACGTTCTTGCCGCGTACCGTGCACTGGTCCAACCTGACCGAGGTGTTCGCCGACCCGGATCTGCCGCTGGCCCGGGCGCTGGTCAACTCCGCGGTGATCGCGGTGTCGACGACCGTCGGCACGGTGGTGCTGGCCTCGATGGCCGGCTACGGCCTGGCCCGCATCCCGTACCGGTACGCCTCGGTGGTCTTCTACGCCGTCCTGGGCACGCTGATGGTCCCGGCGGCGGTGACCTTCGTCCCCAGCTTCGTCCTGGTCTCCACACTCGGCTGGATCTCCACCCTGCGCGGGTTGGTCATCCCGACCCTGTTCAGCGCCTTCGCCTGCTTCGTCTTCCGCCAGTACTTCCTGGGCTTCCCCAAGGAGTTGGAGGACGCGGCGCGGGTGGACGGCCTGGGGTACTGGCGGACGTACTGGCGGATCGTGGTGCCCAACGCCCGGCCGGTGTTCGCGGCGGTCGGCACCATCGTCTTCATCGGGGCGTGGAACTCCTTCCTGTGGCCGCTGGTGATCGGCCAGGACCAGTCGGCCTGGACGGTGCAGGTGGCGCTCTCCACGTTCACCACCGCGCAGAACCTCAATCTGCACGAGTTGTTCGTGGCCGCGGGCGTCTCGATCGTCCCGCTGGTGGTGGTGTTCCTGCTGCTCCAGCGGTACATCGTGGCGGGGGTGGAGCGCAGCGGCATCGACGACTGA
- a CDS encoding carbohydrate ABC transporter permease, which produces MSALTARLLGPQRRNLWFWVFVGPFAVGLGLFTYVPLAWSVYLSFFDAHNTVNPTHFIGLDNYAAMLGDDAFLGSLGTFLLFTAFIVPATFALSLALALMVNRLRVARAFFRSVFFLPTACSYVVASLIWKLSLFNGVRFGLANTVLGWFGIDQVAWLSTTSPPWYWLVIVTVRLWLQAGFYMILFLAGLQRISPQLYEAAAVDGARPGWQVFRHLTFPQLRATSVAVLLLLVINSFQAFDEFYNLLSDARGYPPYARPPLVYLYYTALGRDQNLGLGSAGAVILALIIAVATVGQARWFGLGRKEE; this is translated from the coding sequence GTGAGCGCGCTGACGGCCCGGCTGCTCGGCCCGCAGCGGCGGAATCTGTGGTTCTGGGTGTTCGTCGGGCCGTTCGCGGTCGGGCTGGGCCTGTTCACCTACGTACCGCTGGCGTGGAGCGTCTACCTCAGCTTCTTCGACGCGCACAACACGGTGAACCCGACGCACTTCATCGGCCTGGACAACTACGCCGCGATGCTGGGCGACGACGCGTTCCTCGGCAGCCTGGGCACCTTCCTGCTGTTCACCGCGTTCATCGTGCCGGCCACCTTCGCGCTGTCGCTCGCGCTGGCGCTGATGGTCAACCGGCTGCGGGTGGCCCGCGCGTTCTTCCGCTCGGTGTTCTTCCTGCCGACCGCGTGCTCGTACGTCGTGGCGTCGCTGATCTGGAAGCTGTCGCTGTTCAACGGGGTGCGCTTCGGGCTGGCGAACACGGTGCTCGGCTGGTTCGGGATCGACCAGGTGGCGTGGCTGTCCACCACCAGTCCGCCCTGGTACTGGCTGGTCATCGTCACCGTGCGGCTCTGGCTCCAGGCCGGCTTCTACATGATCCTCTTCCTGGCCGGACTCCAGCGGATCTCCCCGCAGTTGTACGAGGCGGCGGCGGTGGACGGGGCCCGGCCGGGCTGGCAGGTCTTCAGGCACCTCACCTTCCCGCAACTGCGGGCCACCTCGGTGGCGGTGCTGCTGCTCCTGGTCATCAACTCCTTCCAGGCGTTCGACGAGTTCTACAACCTGCTGAGCGACGCCCGCGGTTACCCCCCGTACGCCCGCCCACCGCTGGTGTACCTCTACTACACCGCGCTCGGCCGGGACCAGAACCTCGGGCTGGGCAGTGCGGGCGCGGTGATCCTGGCCCTGATCATCGCGGTGGCGACGGTGGGCCAGGCCCGTTGGTTCGGACTCGGCCGCAAGGAGGAGTGA
- a CDS encoding ABC transporter substrate-binding protein, which produces MTVIGRRRLLAAAGGLALAGATATACGTNTGRNNTGSGPALAQWYHQYGEPGAQQAVRRYAAAYKKANVSVQWRPGDYDRQTAAALLTDSGPDVFEVNGPLLEQIQGGQVADLTDLVAPVKDDFNPAVLAPKIWRDKIWGIPQTVDTQVLYYRKSLLKEAGVQPPQSVDELVDAAGKLTTGKVKGLFLGNDGGAGVLSGTPLFAAGLSLITEDGKPGFDDPAAARVLAKIRQLYADRSLLLGAPTDWSDPAAFVQGLTAMQWSGLWALPQITRALGDDFGVLPFPKDGPAGKPTVPVGAYASAVNARSKDPAAAKAFAKWLWIDRTDFQQDFALSYGFHIPARLSLAKRARQLRQGPAAEAVRLATEHGYAEPLLWTSADRNAYQDALSRIIKDGAHPETELRAVLRKVGAELARVKNT; this is translated from the coding sequence ATGACGGTGATCGGCAGAAGACGGCTCCTCGCCGCCGCAGGCGGCCTCGCACTGGCCGGCGCGACGGCCACGGCCTGCGGCACCAACACCGGGCGCAACAACACCGGTTCGGGCCCAGCGCTAGCGCAGTGGTACCACCAGTACGGCGAACCCGGCGCCCAACAGGCGGTGCGGCGTTACGCCGCCGCGTACAAGAAGGCGAACGTCAGCGTCCAGTGGCGGCCGGGCGACTACGACCGGCAGACCGCCGCCGCGCTGCTCACCGACTCGGGCCCCGACGTCTTCGAGGTCAACGGCCCGCTGCTGGAGCAGATCCAGGGAGGTCAGGTGGCGGACCTGACCGACCTCGTCGCGCCGGTGAAGGACGACTTCAACCCGGCGGTGCTGGCGCCGAAGATCTGGCGGGACAAGATCTGGGGCATCCCGCAGACCGTCGACACCCAGGTGCTCTACTACCGCAAGAGCCTGCTCAAGGAGGCCGGCGTACAGCCGCCGCAGAGCGTCGACGAACTGGTGGACGCGGCCGGGAAGTTGACCACCGGCAAGGTGAAGGGGCTGTTCCTCGGCAACGACGGCGGCGCCGGGGTGCTCAGCGGGACACCGCTGTTCGCCGCGGGGCTGAGCCTGATCACCGAGGACGGCAAGCCGGGGTTCGACGATCCGGCCGCGGCCCGGGTGTTGGCGAAGATCCGGCAGTTGTACGCGGACAGGTCGCTGCTGCTGGGCGCGCCCACCGACTGGTCCGACCCGGCGGCCTTCGTCCAGGGGCTGACCGCCATGCAGTGGTCGGGCCTGTGGGCGCTGCCGCAGATCACCAGGGCGCTGGGCGACGACTTCGGGGTGCTGCCGTTCCCGAAGGACGGCCCTGCGGGGAAGCCGACCGTCCCGGTGGGCGCCTACGCGTCCGCGGTGAACGCCCGCAGCAAGGACCCGGCGGCGGCCAAGGCGTTCGCCAAGTGGCTGTGGATCGACCGGACCGACTTCCAGCAGGACTTCGCGCTGTCCTACGGGTTCCACATCCCGGCCCGGCTCTCCCTGGCGAAGCGGGCCCGGCAGCTCCGGCAGGGGCCGGCGGCCGAGGCGGTGCGGCTGGCGACCGAACACGGCTACGCCGAGCCGCTGTTGTGGACCAGCGCGGACCGCAACGCCTACCAGGACGCGCTGAGCCGGATCATCAAGGACGGGGCGCATCCGGAGACCGAGTTGCGGGCGGTGCTGCGGAAGGTCGGGGCCGAGCTGGCCCGGGTCAAGAACACGTGA